The window TCCGCGACTTTGTCTGCTTCGTCGAGGATAATAGTCTTGTACCATTGTGGCTATCCAAATTATAAATTGTCTAATAAACAGTGATTACAAACTGTCTGGGTAGTGTATGCGATTTTCGCGCAAGGGTGTCGGGTTTGCATCAGGCCAAAAAGCTGTTTCtgtttttttcttgattttgtCAGTGATTGCCCAGAGTTAGAAAGTTAAGAGAGAGAAAGTTGATGTGGTAGACCTCCATACCTTGGAAAGCGCGTAAACCCGTCGGTTCTGCACCTGATCTTTCACTAGCCGTGTCGGTTATCGGACACACCGCTGCACCGGGCTATGATAGTGATTCAATAGAAAGTGCACCTGTGCATACACTTGGCcgctataaacaaagtccagCACGGTtagctggtttcaatgaaagcCGTAGCCGAATAACGGCTAGGaggatatttgtttttatattgtctAGGGGCTACATTTCTGAAAACATAATCAATAGCTGAGTTCATATCAAGACAAAACTTATTTCGTATTATAAATAGGAGACACTTTAACACAATAAATTGGCATGTATTGATTTTATGCTAAATAGTATCGTACCTACTATTATCTTACGTCGTTTACTCAAACCgtagtaaacatttttgaagtaaaatcaTGGATGTATGAAACATTTCTCAATCCTGCTGCCTACGGTTATCTGACAGTCCGCTTATAGCATAACGAAATTATCATTCGTACGCTTGGATTTCCCTCAGGGTTTTGGCAGTGGCGTCATATAAAGTACATCCACGTGCCTCTACTTCGCTAGTTTCATTAGGCTATGCCATTTACCGTAACAAAACTACACAAAACGAACTCTGGATGAATAGTCTCTGGTCGAATACATTTTCAATCAAAAAGAGAATCAAGGGCTGCTTTGGTAGGTACATAAAAACTtggttatttgataaaaaaatattgactttttACACAGGTCCGAAGTAAAACTGCGTCAAAGGAGATGCAAAAACTCACTCACGGGCCAAATGTCGTTAGCCTAATATGATTTCAGCGTCACCGAAAATTTCATTAGCAATTAGATGAGAGAGTAAAAAGTGCGCTGCGAGCATGGCCGAGCATGGCCGAGCGTGGCCGAACGACAACGAAGCGGAGCGGATGCTTAAACCCAATCATGCGCGTTATTGGGCGCCGACCTGTCTCTAACGTATGTCCTCAACACCTACATGAGGTAAGAGGCTGTTTGCAAGGTTTTTATCACCACCAGATTATTTGTTtgcttagaaaaataattatttttaagcttttaataaataaattcattaaataaaatattttccggtTAAGTTACTTGCAACTAGGTATTGATCGAACAAAAGAATGTATCTAGCAGTCACTTAGTTAACGAATGTGGTACGTTCGTATATAGCCATTCATCCTAAAACACATTTCTCAAACTATCATAATTCCAAAACAACTTTGTTGAACAAAAACTGTGAGACCGTCAGAATCCCGCCGGGACTGTCTCTATATTTGGAAGGAAAGTTCGTGCTTATGTTAATTAATGACAAAAGACCTCCACCGCAATCCCTGCTCCAAACATTATGCGTACAAATTATCCACATAAGGGATAATCTGAGGGCAAGCCAACCTCGAAGAAACTCGATACAGGAAAACCGTCTCCTTCAGATCAGAGTGCTGCTTTAGTATTCGTCTACACAACAATGGAAATCGAAAATCTGCTACATtcaaatgttgtaaataatcgTTGTAGGACTTGTTCAAGTATTAGAGTGCCTTCGGTACCTACTCTTATAGGTACAGGAATAAGAAGGTCAACCTGTACCTACTTTTCAGCAAACTCATATTTCGAGGtgcaattttattaacaatttgtCCGGCATAGCGACGGAATGTGCAATGAAAAATGCATCCAGTATCGTACCATACGGTCGGTTTGATTAAATAACATCGTGCCCGGTGCATATCGGCTGATGACCGGCTGCTCGGTATTACATTTTACGAAGCTCGCTGCTGCGCCGGGAAATTCAGCCCTAAACGTTCCGGTCACTAATTGTGTAACTAAACAACGCTCGCTCTTCGGATACAATTCAGATTTCACTTcatgaatattgaataaaattaacgaCGAGAATAATAGGCGGCCTTTATTATCTAACAACATAAACAAGTCACGAGCTAGATACCTACCGAAGTGTTTCGGTCTGTAAATACATTGAAAATTATCTGATTATTTTGACCCTTTTCTCTACACTGTGTTGAAGTTTAACGAAAATGTCCTAGTAACATTtcacaatattgttatttagaGCGGCTCTAGCTACACGTACGAGACCGTTCCAATAAGCTTTGCTGTGGCGAGGCACACGGCACATTCACACCTGCCGTGCTTGCCCGCAGGCTTAATACAGATTCGTCCATGATACTAGTTTATTAGCAAATTGATCTTGGATCTCCTTGACGTCGTCGTCCCGGTAGGAGACTTGCAAACAATGTGCTATGTTCGGAACCATTACCTAAATTCCCTCAGATGTATGTCAATAAGTTAGTTACATAACCAGCCGAAATAAACTTATGAAGAATCGTTTTAATTCGTTAAAAACCGAAAGTTTGTAACAGAGACATAATTTACCTTTAACCGACttatttgttatgtaattttcagAAAGTCAAAGATTAACAACGCATTAAAACGGGTCAAGTTTGCACGAGCTGCTCGCATTATTGGCTTGAGTTTCAACTAAAAGTATCACAAAGCAGCTTACGAGGTCGCAACCCGTACAACTTTTACctttaaaagaataaacaaaatcacATAGCAAACCCAACTTTTCCTCTGAAACTTCCTAAATGTGTAAAGTTCAATACTGGCTGTCAAACAAACTGGAATTTTCAGTGTTCCACAGGAACAACACCACAATAacactaaattaaaatagatagtaAGTACATGAACCGGAATACTGAAACCACTTCGCCGGCAACATAATAACTATTGCAGTTTTCTAGTTACTACTCGTTTTACTGTCTCCAACAAAATGAGAGATACTTATCTGTTTTTCGATGTTGTCGCTATACGTCAACAGAATATCTTCCGTGAAAAatcaacatattatttacttcaGACACATGATACAAAACTGCTAACAACCCCGGTTgccacaaaatataaaacaaactaacCGTTCGTTAGTTTACGTTCCAAACacgaaataacaaaataacgaCTGAACCGAATATAAcctttatttagaaaacaaacaatagaTAGGCGTAAACTGGAAATTTTGCTTCTAGTACTTAGCTTTTACCTGtaattgtaagtaggtacattcCTCTAGTTCATATTTTCATTTGGAATGTGACTTGAATGCGAAGAGCAGGTATACCTATTATTAGATTCGAGTATATGATAGTATACTATAGCATAGTATGTAGGTTGTAGAAGCCATCCACAGCCCACAGCAATGACATAACGTCTCGGTGAGCATGCAATTTGCGCTAGTTGCGACCTGCCAAGCGGTTAATACATAcctataagtacctactaattGCATACAAGACACACTGCAGAGCGTGTCATTGTCTTAATTGCGATAGTTGACGTTCAACACAATCTGTTTCATATGAACGAACGTCTAAAGAGGAAATTGCTTACAGAGTACGAAcaactgaaatataatatttgtagctTGTGTCAGTATCTAATTACAAATCAACTCTAATCAGATTTTTTTCAGTGAccctaaaaaaaacattgacaattccaaattgtataaaaatacttcgTTACAATTTAACTGGCGACTTAATTGGCAATTACCAATACCTACTCCCTAGAACACAAAGTTCAATCAGAGTGACGACCCCAGCGATtggattttattgttattaagaaGACGAACCAATTTACTTAcctaaataagaaaatatagtaaatagggacatttgttttgataaaagactataatattatgttatacaaaCGATAAAACCACTTTGTCCTATAATAACAGTCATCTTCTATAGCAATGAGtaatttacgaaataaactTTCTCAAGTTGGGGTCTCGAAATCCCACAAACAAGCACAAAGTTTGCAACTCAACAGATGCGGATGAGACGTGATTAATCACTTCTCGAGCACGGCTTAACGATATATTTGTGCACATAATATGGACAAAATAGATACGCCGAGGTACGAAATGGCATTAAAGTTAGGAGAACCCTGCAATAATACcagttaattagtttattaaaatcttttatttcgtTGACGAATTAAAAAAACTGGAACTTCTAATTACTGACCCCAAAATTTTATGTACGGCATGCCATTCTCTCATTGCACATAGGTACCGCTTTGCGACTTTGCTGTCACTTCTCTATAAATCATATCAGTTCAAAACTTTGCATGTTAAtacctaaaatatataaacttaaaaagattatataattgtaatatatcGCTCCGTCTACTGATTTACCCCGAAACCTGTCCTCCCAGAGACAGTGGGACGCGCCGCTCTGCGGGTTGGTTATAAAAAACCTTATCAATACTTCCTCCAATCCCGCCGAGCGTGCTCGCCTGTTGGCTGTGGGAGAGTGGGAATCGGGGCTTTGGCTTCAGGCACTCCCATCGTCCAACGTAGGCACGAAGTTGGACGATGCCACTTTTCGCATCGCCACTTGCCTGCGTTTAGGTGCTCCGAGTGTTTCTCCACATCGTTGTCACTGCGGGGAAGCTGTCGACCGTCTTGGGCACCATGGTCTTTCCTGCGGTAGGAGCTCTGGCCGTATACCCCGACACGCACACCTCAACGACATcattcgccggtctcttgccgCCGCTGGAATGCCAGCCATCTTAGAACCtaatgggctggcgcgcgacgacgggaagaggccggacggtatgtcgttgatGCCTTGGAGGATGGGACGGCCTTTGGTGTGGGATGCAACTTGCGTCGACACCCTTGCGCCGTCTCATCTTCTAAGGACGGCCAGTGCTGCTGGAGCTGCTGCTGCGGCTGCCGAagacctcaagcggcgcaaatacaGTAGTCTTGTTGGCGACtatgtgtttgagccgtttgGGGTCGAGACGCTGGGACCATGGGGCCCTAGCGCCCACTTACTCTTTAAGGACATTACCAAACGCCTGGTCGACAGTTctcgtgaccagaatgctggctttttcttgggacaaagattgagcattgccatacaacgtggcaatgctgccagcattctgggaacgttcccgattgacagcgatgtggaggagtactacgacgcgtagtgcgcttcccatgtttttttttttttttttttttttctcttttaatacttgtttcttttatttattttttatctatttgtatatatagtaagtttattgttgttaatttaaaatgtaattgtaaatattaggatataaataaataaataaaaattgtaatatattagatattattatttagataaatcagtaaaaataagagcaatttttttttacttttattaaaggTGGTTGTAGTTTTCCTGAAGAATGTTTCATTGCCCATCGTAATTCTAAATATCTACGCAACATTGCCGTTCAGCTGTAAATAATACACTAAgataattcattttaatgtataaaaagtttgaaataaataagtacttaacgTGGATTTCCACGCTTTCTGCAGTTGGTTTGCAGGACTTGGCAGGCGAATCAACATACAACAGTCAAGCAAGTTGAATGAAACCGCCCGGTTAGCGCTATTTTCTCCTGAAAAGTTTGCGGGCGGTCTTGCAACTTACAACCACGGCGGCAGCGGTGGTACGGCttaaaaaaattgcttatatatttaatttattaataattcataggCAAACCTGGAGAATTTATCATGATCCTGATCAAATATCGTATGGATCACGGTCATGGTCCAGAAATCCTGTGATAATCGTTAATGCGGCGCGTCACTAATCAGCTACTGCATGTGTCAACTGTCATCTGTCACTGTCACTTTGACAATCTTATATTGTTATCTTCATGATTGAGGTTATAATaggtttattttcattttatatggttttatattaaaattaaatacaattatgacGTTGTGGTCTTGGGTAAGGAATCCTGTAACATTCAATTATTTACAGAAGTCAGTGTTAACGTGGTTAAccatttaactatttatttttagggtGCTAACTCTCATGGACAACTAGGCTTAGGTATCGTAAGTGAACAAGTAGAAAAGCCTACAAAAGTAACTGATATACATTTATACGAATGTAAGATAAAACAGATCGTCTGCGGAGGTGGTCACACTCTTCTACTAGATAATGAAGGCAAGTTGTACTGTTGTGGATGGAACAATAAGTTACAATTAGCATCAGCTGATGAAGTAAACACGTTTCACAGAACATGGAAATTGAGCGGCATCTCTTTTGTGGACATTGCATGTGGATGGGATTTCAACTGTGGAGTAACAGATGATCAATTCTTGTTTGTTTGGGGATCAAACAGTCATGGACAACTAGGGTTACCTAAAGAACATTTTTCTGACTCAATGAGGCCTATTAGACTTGAAGTGAAGGCTAGTGCTGTATCTATGGGATTGAGACATACAGCTATTGTTAATTCTAAAGGCCAAGTGTGGACTACAGGTTGTGGTAAACATGGACAGCTAGGACTAGGACAAGATGTGCTATCATCTGATAGATTCCAGCAAGTTAATGGTGTTGGTAACATAAGTCATATTGCTTGTGGCCAAAATCACACAGTTGCATGGTGTTCTGAAGAAAAGGCCCTGTATGTATGGGGTGATAATAAATTTGGACAACTACTATTAAGTTCAGAAAAGTATAGAAAGCTGtacaaaccaaataaaatagatatagaTGTAAAGCAGcgagtgaaaaaaatattgagtggCTGGACAAATGTACTGCTGTGGTTGGAGAATGGAACTTTGTTAGCTTGGGGCAGAAATAATATGGGCCAACTCGGTACAGAGGATACCATATCTGTTGGCCGGTTTACTAATATTCAATTACCAGGTTTGTAGAACAAtctgaaatacaaaattttatgatatcTTATAAAGTGACTGTAATGaccataaatatattactttcaGATGGCAGACAAGTGAAGGATGTGGCACTAGGTTCAGAACATACTATATGTTTGGCAACAGACAACACCCTGTGGGCATGGGGGTGGAATGAACACTGCAACACAGGAATCAGTTCAGAAGGCAATATTCTCACACCAACCTTAGTACCATTGGATTTGAACAAAAATTCTGTTGTAACTCAGATTTACTCAGGAAGTgcacacaattttattgttactgaAGATATAGTTCAATCAGAAGTTGAAAATAATGGTAATAAAAAACCATTATAGCAATGAATACTGTATCACAACTTTCATAAGAACTATAGGAACTCAATAGTGGAACTTATgcaatataataagtattagtaGGAGCATTATCAGCTATatacttaaatttattatttaccgtggtacacatttatttaagtactcaAGAATAATCTTAAGTATAAAATCATGCtggtcattttaattaataactgttCTAGTCACAAGTACTTTGtgattactattattttagttttgtatgaatcatttttatattccgttaaatatatttagaagctttttaaaagtattcaaaATCATCAGGcatattataaatcaaaatttactGTGATATTAATTAGATTGTTGAAGAGTTATTGAAgaataaaacaacatattacATTACAcatgtaattttattgaaatattacacATGTACTgcattgtaataaataacaactatAATAATGACTAAAAGCATATTAAAACAGTGTACAGTGAAATATGAAACCATATCttattaaaacaatagtaaGGCGCTGGCAAtagttgtaatataataacatgataaaattttatatggaTTCACATTTCACTGTACACATATACTATTTCAATACAGAGGTATAAAATACTGGAGTTACAGCTTTCAAGCTGTATAATGACAAGATGTTAGTTTCAAAACTACTGTTTAATTCCTCATATTTGTTT of the Anticarsia gemmatalis isolate Benzon Research Colony breed Stoneville strain chromosome 3, ilAntGemm2 primary, whole genome shotgun sequence genome contains:
- the LOC142987602 gene encoding secretion-regulating guanine nucleotide exchange factor-like, which translates into the protein MTLWSWGANSHGQLGLGIVSEQVEKPTKVTDIHLYECKIKQIVCGGGHTLLLDNEGKLYCCGWNNKLQLASADEVNTFHRTWKLSGISFVDIACGWDFNCGVTDDQFLFVWGSNSHGQLGLPKEHFSDSMRPIRLEVKASAVSMGLRHTAIVNSKGQVWTTGCGKHGQLGLGQDVLSSDRFQQVNGVGNISHIACGQNHTVAWCSEEKALYVWGDNKFGQLLLSSEKYRKLYKPNKIDIDVKQRVKKILSGWTNVLLWLENGTLLAWGRNNMGQLGTEDTISVGRFTNIQLPDGRQVKDVALGSEHTICLATDNTLWAWGWNEHCNTGISSEGNILTPTLVPLDLNKNSVVTQIYSGSAHNFIVTEDIVQSEVENNGNKKPL